ATCTCCGTCTTGGAAACCACCTCCCCCGCGCAGATCTTGTCCCGCAAGGACGCGCTGATCGCCGCCATGCCCGGCGTCGCGGCCGACAAGGGCGCCGATCAGGTCCTGCTGTTCATCGTGGACATCCTGAACGAGGAAGCGACGCTGATCATCCCGAACGATCTGGTCCGCACCATCGCGGAAAAGAGCTTCGGCGTCACGGCCAAGGGCGACACCGTCGTGCTGCCCGGCGTGATGAGCCGCAAGAAACAGATCATCCCGGTTCTGGCCGTCTGATGGCCCGCGTCATCGACAGCTTGGCCGAGCTTGGCCAGTACCGCGCGCTCTTTTGCGACATCTGGGGCTGCCTGCATGACGGGCTGGCCCCCTTCCCCGACGCGGTTGCGGCGCTTCAGGCGTTCCGCAAGCGCGGGGGCGTGGTGATCCTCGTCTCCAACTCTCCGCGCCCCGGTGCGGGTGTTGCGGCGCAGCTCGATATGCTGGGCGTGCCGCGCGATGCGTGGGATGATATCGCAACCTCGGGCGATGCGGCGCAATATGCGATGCTGACCGGGGCGGTGGGCACCAAGGTGTTCCATATCGGCGCCCCCAAGGACGAGACGTTCTTTGCCGAACTCTCGTCCGATCTGCGCACCGTCGCCGAGGAACGCCCGCCCATCGCGCGCGTCCCGCTGGAGGAGGCCGAGGGCATCGTCTGCACCGGCCTCTTCGACGAGACGGTGGAAACGCCCGCCGACTATGCCGAGATTCTGGATCAGGTAAAGGCGCGCGGGCTGCGCCTTTTGTGCGCCAATCCCGACATCGAGGTCGATATCGGCACGACGCGCGTCTTTTGCGCCGGGGCCATCGCGCAGGCCTATGACCGGATGGGCGGCGACAGCCTCTATCTCGGCAAGCCGCACCCGCCGATCTACGATCTGGCGCGCCGCCGTCTTGCCGCCATCGCGGATGTCGCCCCCGCCGAGACGCTGTGCGTCGGCGACGGCATCCTGACGGATGTGCAGGGCGGCGTGAACGAGGGGCTCGATTCGCTCTTCATCACCTCGGGCCTTGCGGCGGGCCATTTCGGCGACGACACCGCCAATCCCGACGCGACGCTGCTGGAACGCTGGCTGATCGAGCAGACGCTTGATCCGACCTATGCGATCGGCCATCTGCGCTGAAGGGGACGGCGGCGATATGACGATGACGATCCACAGGGATTGGCGGAACATTCCGGCCGGGGCGCGCGGCGCTTCGGTCGCGATGGGCAACTTCGACGGCCTGCATCTTGGCCATCAGGCGGTGCTGGATCTGGCCCGCACCGCCGCGCCCCTCGGGATCGTGACGTTCGAACCGCATCCGCGCGAGGTCTTCGCCCCTGACCTTGCCCCGTTCCGGCTGATGAACGCCGAGGCGCGGGCCAACCGCATCGCCAAGCTGGGGGTCGATCACCTCTATGAACTGCCCTTCGGGCCGGAACTGGCGGGGCTGACGCCCGAAGCCTTTGCCCGCGAAGTGCTGGCCGAAGGGCTGGGCGTGACGCATGTCGTCATAGGGCGCGATTTCCGGTTCGGCGCGGGCCGGGCGGGCGATGCCGTGACGCTGGCCGCATTGGGCCGCGATTGCGGGTTCGATGTGACCATCGCCGAACTCGTGGGCCTTGCGGGGCGGCAAATCTCCTCCACCGCGATCCGTACCGCGCTGTCCGAAGGCGATCCGCGTGCGGCGGCGGCCATGCTCGGCCATTGGCACCGGATCGAGGGGGAGGTGCTGCACGGCGACAAACGGGGCCGCGTTCTGGGCTATCCCACGGCGAACATGGCGCTGCGGGGGCTGCACCTGCCGCGCTTTGGCGTCTATGCCGTGCTGGTGGATGTGCTGACGGGGCCGCAGGCCGGGCGCTATCGCGGGGCCGCCAGCCTTGGGGTGCGCCCGATGTTCGACGGCGATGTCCCGAACCTCGAGACGTTCCTGTTCGATTTCTCCGGCGATCTCTATGGGCAGCATCTGTCGGTCGCATTCGTGGACTATCTGCGCCCCGAACAACGCTTCGACGGTCTGCCGGCGCTGATCGCGCAGATGGATGCCGATTGCGACCGGGCGCGCGGCCTGCTCGCGGCCCTTTGACAACCGTCGCCGCAACCCCCATCTGGGACCGATGATGCGCGAAAGATTCTGGGACACTGTGAAGCTGAAGGACATGACGCCCCAGGAATGGGAAGCGTTGTGCGACGGCTGCGGCAAATGCTGCCTGAACAAGATCGAGTTCGAGGATACGAACGAGATCGCCTTCACCCGTGTGGCCTGCAAGCTGCTGGACGGGGAAAGCTGTTTCTGCAGCAAATACGAGACGCGCCGCAATTACGTTCCCGATTGCGTGCAGCTGACCCCGGCGAAACTGCCCGAGGTCGCCTATTGGCTGCCCCGCACCTGCGCCTATCGCCGCCTGCACGAAGGCAAGCCCCTGCCCGATTGGCACCACCTGCTGACCGGCGACCGCGAGGCGATTCACCGGGCCAAAGCCTCCGTCAGGGGCTGGACCGTTCCCGAATATCAGGTATCCGAGGAGGACTGGGAAGATTACCTGATCGAGGAGACCCCCTGATGTTCTTCGCCTCCGACAACGCCTCGGCTGTCCCGCCGCAGGTGATTGACGCCCTCGCCCGTGCCAATGACGGCTACGAGATGCCCTATGGCAACGATACGGTCATGACGGGCGTGCGCGCCCGCCTGCGCGAGGTGTTCGAGGCGCCGGAGGCGGCGGTCTATCTCGTCTCCACGGGCACGGCGGCGAATGTGCTGTCGCTGGCCTGCCTCTGCCCGCCTTGGGGCGCGGTCCTGTGCCACGACACGGCGCATGTGCAGGTCGATGAATGCAACGCCCCCGAGGCGTTCATGAATGGCGGCAAGCTGCTGACGGTGCCGGGCGATGGCGGACGGATCGACCCGGAGGCGCTGAAAGAGGCGCTCGCGCGTCTGCTGCCGGCGGCCGTGCACAATGCCCAGCCCGCCGCCCTGACCCTGACCAACACGACCGAGATGGGCACCGTCTATTCCCCCGATCAGGTTGCGCAGCTGGCAGGCCTTGCGAAGGGTGCGGGCCTGTCGGTTCATATGGACGGCGCGCGTTTCGCCAATGCCCTCGTCTCCAGCGGGGCCACACCGGCCGAGATGACGTGGAAGGCCGGGGTGGATGTGCTGTCCTTCGGCGGCACCAAGAACGGGCTGATGGGCGTCGAGGCGGTGATCCTCTTCGATCCCGCCAAGGCGCAGGAGTTCGAGTTCCGCCGAAAGCGGGGCGCGCAGCTCTTTTCCAAGCATCGGTATCTTTCGGCACAGATGCAGGCCTATCTGGCGGATGATCTGTGGCTGGACCTTGCCAAGCGCGCCAACCGTGCCGCCGCGCGGCTTGCGGATGGCATCGCCGCCCTGCCCGGCGGGCGCCTGATGCATCCGGTGGAAGCGAACATGCTCTTCGCCGAATTCCCCGCCGAGGGCCATGCCCGCGCAACGGCCGCCGGGGCCACCTATTACAACCTCGCGGAACTGGCGGGCGGGTCGGAACTCGGGGCGCGGCTGGTCACATCGTGGTCCACCAGCGACGCCGAGGTTGACGCTTTCCTGTCACACCTGCGGGGATAAGGCGTTCACGACACGGGCATTGGGTGCTATGCGGTGCGGAAGATTCCGCTGCCAAGGATAGTCCCATGCCCGCCCTCACCGAGCCGAAGCTGATTTCCGGCAATGCCAACCTGACGCTTGCCAAATCGATCGCCCGCCGCATGGCGGTGCATCGCGGCATGGCCGTGAGCCTTGTCGATGCCCGCGTCGAACGGTTCAACGATCAGGAGATCTTCGTGGAGGTCTACGAGAATGTCCGGGGTGAGGACATGTTCGTGATCCAGCCGACCTCGAACCCGGCCAACGACAACCTGATGGAACTGCTGATCATCACGGATGCGCTGCGCCGCTCTTCGGCCGATCGCATCACGGCGGTGATCCCCTATTTCGGCTATGCCCGCCAAGACCGCCGCGCCAAGGCCCGCACACCCATCTCGGCCAAGCTGGTGGCGAACCTTCTGGTGGAGGCGGGGGTGGATCGCATCCTGACGCTCGATCTGCATGCCGCGCAGATTCAGGGCTTCTTCGACATCCCGGTGGACAACCTCTATTCCGCGCCGATCTTCGCGCTGGATATCGAGCATCACTTCAAGAACCAGATGGATGACGTGATGATCATCTCGCCGGATGTGGGCGGCGTCGCCCGCGCGCGCGAGATCGCCAAGCGCATCAACGCCCCGCTCGCCATCGTGGACAAGCGCCGCGAAAAGGCCGGTGAGATCGCGGAGATGAAGGTCATCGGCGATGTGTCCGGCAAGACCTGCATCATCGTGGACGACATCTGCGACACGGCCGGGACGCTCTGCAAGGCCGCCGAGGTGCTGGTGGAGAATGGCGCGACCGAAGTCCACGCCTATATCACCCACGGCGTCCTGTCCGGCCCCGCGGTGGAGCGTGTGTCGAAATCGGTCATGAAGACGCTCGTCATCACCGATTCCATCGAGCCGACGGATGCGGTGCGCGCCTGCGACAACATCCGCATCGTGCCGACCGCCCCGATGTTCGCCCAAGCGATTCTGAACACATGGAACGGGACCAGCGTCTCCTCCCTCTTCGAGACGGACACGTTGGTGCCGATCTACGAGGGCCTCTATTCGCGCTGATCTCAGCCGTCGACGTCCCAGTCGTCTTCCGACATCACCGGGCCGATTGCCATCCAGTCGGCCCGGACGCGCGCGACCCGCGTGTCGGACCAGGTTCGAAACACCAGATCGAAGCCCCAGCGGCTGATGTTTTCGGCACAGATGTCGGCCCGCAGCGCCGTTTCTTGCGCCACATCCCACATGGAGATGGAAACGGTCACGGTCGGGTCCGCCGTGAACGCCTCGGGGAAGCTGACGGCCTGCCGCATTTCACGCGGGCCTGTCCCCGTCCACATGGGGCCGTCATTCGAGAAATCGGAGAACAGCACCTGAGAGCCGTTCGTTACGCCGATGGTTGCGGAGTTGAGATATTTCATCTGGTCCTGCTTTTCGTGCGGCGAAGGATACTGACCTGAACGAAAAGGGAAAGGCCCCGCGATGCGGGGCCTTGCAACTTGCTTAACTGGGGCTGGATCAGTAACCGGCCGACGCGCGCAGCGCGATCAGATCGGCGACCTTCTTATCGGCCAGCGCCTTGTCTTCGGGCAGCGCCACTTCGGCAAGGCTGCGGGCCTCGGCCACCAGCTCGTCGAAGATGTTCGCGCTCGTCTCATCGACCGGGATGGCCTGTTCGGCCAGCACCGAGAGCGACGGACCGGACGCTTCGGCAAAGCCACCCGTCACGGCGAAGGTCAGATGACCCTGCGGACCGATGGCCTTGAGGATGCCGGGGCGCAGCGTAGTGATCGTGGGCGCATGGCCCGCCATCACCGTCATGTCACCCTCGGCCCCCGGGATCATCACCTCGGTCGCGGGAACGGAAGCGAGCTTCCGTTCCGGGGTCACGAGGTCGAATTGCAGGGTATCGGCCATGTCGTCCCCTTACGCCGCCGCCTTGGCAAGCTTCTCGGCTTTCGCCTTCACTTCCTCGATGCCGCCGACCATGTAGAAGGCCGCTTCCGGAAGGTGATCGTATTCACCCGCGACCACCGCCTTGAACGAGGCGATCGTGTCTTCCAGCGGAACCTGCTTGCCGTCCGCGCCGGTGAAGATCTTCGCCACGTCGAAAGGCTGCGACAGGAAGCGCTGGATCTTGCGGGCGCGGGCCACCGTCAGCTTGTCCTCTTCCGACAGCTCGTCCATCCCGAGGATGGCGATGATGTCCTGAAGCGACTTGTAGCGCTGAAGGATGCCCTGCACGTCGCGGGCGACCTTGTAGTGCTCTTCGCCGACGATCTGCGGGTCCATCAGACGCGAGGTCGAGTCGAGCGGGTCGACCGCCGGGTAGATCCCCAGCTCCGAGATCGCGCGGCTCAGCGTCGTCGTCGCATCGAGGTGCGCGAAGGACGTGGCCGGTGCCGGGTCGGTCAGGTCGTCGGCCGGAACGTAGATGGCCTGCACCGAGGTGATGGAGCCCTTCTTCGTCGAGGTGATGCGTTCCTGCAGCGCGCCCATGTCGGTCGCCAGCGTCGGCTGGTAACCCACGGCGGACGGGATGCGGCCCAGCAGCGCCGACACTTCCGAACCGGCCTGCGTGAAGCGGAAGATGTTGTCCACGAAGAACAGCACGTCCGAACCCGAGGTGTCGCGGAACTGCTCGGCCAGCGTCAGGCCGGTCAGCGCGATGCGCGCACGCGCGCCCGGAGGCTCGTTCATCTGGCCATAGACCAGCGCCACTTTGGATTCCGCAAGATTGTCCGGCTTGATGACGCCCGATTCGATCATCTCGTGATAGAGGTCGTTCCCCTCACGCGTCCGTTCACCCACGCCGGCGAACACGGAATAGCCCGAGTGCACCTTGGCGATGTTGTTGATCAGTTCCATGATCAGAACCGTCTTGCCCACACCGGCGCCGCCGAAGAGGCCGATCTTGCCGCCCTTGGCATAGGGGGCCAGCAGGTCGATGACCTTGATGCCCGTCACGAGGATCTCGGACGTGGTGGCCTGCTGATCGAAGTCCGGGGCGGGCTGGTGAATCGAGCGGGTTTCCACGGCGGCGACCGGACCGGCTTCGTCGATCGGCTCGCCGATGACGTTCAGGATGCGGCCGAGCGTGGCATCGCCCACCGGGACGGTGATCGGCGCGCCCATGTCGGTGACCGGCGCGCCGCGGACCAGCCCTTCGGTGGAGTCCATGGCGATTGCGCGGACGGTGTTCTCACCCAGATGCTGGGCGGTTTCCAGAACCAGCGTCTTGCCGTTGTTTTCCGTCGTCAGCGCGTTGAGGATCGCGGGCAGGCCGCCCTCGAACTGCACGTCCACGACGGCGCCGATGACTTGCGTCACCTTTCCTTGTGCTGCTTCAGCCATGTCGTTTCTCCGTTCGGGATCAGAGCGCCTCGGCGCCCGAGATGATTTCGATAAGCTCTTTGGTGATCGCGGCCTGACGGGTCCGGTTGTACTCGATCGTCAGGTCGTTGATCATCTCGCCCGCGTTGCGGGTCGCGTTGTCCATCGCGCTCATCCGCGCGCCCTGCTCGGACGCGGCATTTTCCAGAAGTGCCGTGAAGATCTGCGTCGCCACACCGCGCGGCAGCAGATCCGCAAGGATCTCCGCTTCCGACGGCTCGTAGTCGTAATCCGTCCGCTCCTCGCCGGTGGCGGGGAAGACGGCCGGGATCACCTGCTGCGCCGTCGGCACCTGACTGATGACCGACACGAAGCGGGCGTAGAAGATCGTCGCAACGTCGAACTCCTCGCCGTCGAAGCGCGACAGCACCTCGCGCGCGATGTGCTGCGCGTGGGTGTAGTTCAGCTTCTTGGCATCCGACAGGTCCACATGACCGACGAACAGATGGGCGAAATCGCGGCGAAGCTGCTCGCGGCCCTTCTTGCCGACGGTCAGGATCTTCACCGTCTTGCCCTCGGCCAGCAGCGCCGTCAGACGCTGGCGCGCCTTGCGCACGATCGAGGAGTTGAAGCCACCGCAGAGACCGCGCTCCGCCGTCATCACGACCAGAAGGTGCACGGCGTCCCGCCCCGTGCCGGACAGGAGACGCGGCGCGCCATCCGTGCCCTGCACCGAGCCGGCGAGCCCGCCCATCACGGCGTTCATCCGTTCGGCATAGGGGCGCGCAGCCTCCGCCGAGTCCTGCGCACGGCGCAGTTTCGCGGCGGCGACCATCTGCATCGCCTTCGTGATCTTCCGCGTGTTCTTGACGCTTCCGATCCGATTTTTCAGGTCCTTAAGGCTGGGCATGCGTTATCTCCCTGCCCCGCCCTCAGGCGAAGTCTTTGGCGAAAGCGTCCAGGGCTGCGCGGATCTTCTCTTCCAGCTCACCCTTCACCTTGCGGTCATTGTTGGTGATGTCGTCCAGCAGGTCCCGTTTCTGGTTCCGCAGGTACGACAGAAGTTCCGCCTCGAAGCGCGTCACGTCCTTCACCGCGATCTTGTCGGTATAGCCTTTGATGCCCGCGAAGATGACGCAAACGATCTCGGCATTGGTCAGCGGCGCGTATTGCGGCTGCTTCATCAGCTCGGTCAGGCGCGCGCCGCGGTTCAGCAGCTGCTGCGTCGCCGGGTCGAGGTCCGAACCGAACTGCGCAAAGGCCGCCATCTCGCGGTACTGCGCCAGTTCCAGCTTCATGGAGCCGGCGACCGATTTCATCGCATCCGTCTGCGCCGAAGAGCCGACACGCGACACGGACAGACCCGTGTTCACCGCCGGACGGATGCCCTGATAGAACAGTTCCGTTTCGAGGAAGATCTGACCGTCGGTGATCGAGATCACGTTGGTCGGGATGAAGGCCGACACGTCGCCGCCCTGCGTTTCGATGATCGGCAGCGCCGTCAGCGAGCCCGAGCCGAAATCGGCGTTCAGCTTGGCCGAACGCTCCAGCAGGCGGGAGTGGAGGTAGAACACGTCGCCCGGATAGGCTTCGCGGCCCGGCGGACGGCGCAGCAGCAGCGACATCTGACGGTAGGCGACGGCCTGTTTGGACAGGTCATCATAGACGATCAGCGCGTGGCGGCCGTTGTCGCGGAAGTATTCCGCCATCGCCGTCGCGGCATAGGGGGCGAGGTACTGCATCGGCGCCGGGTCCGACGCCGTGGCGGCGATGACCATAGAATAGGCCATGGCACCGGTTTCCTCGAGCTTCTTCACGAGCTGCGCGACGGTCGAACGCTTCTGCCCGATCGCGACATAGACGCAGTAGAGCTTCTTCGATTCGTCCGAACCGGCCGCCTCGTTGTAGGACTTCTGGTTCAGGATCGTGTCGAGCGCGATCGCGGTCTTGCCGGTCTGGCGGTCGCCGATGATCAACTCGCGCTGGCCGCGGCCCACGGGGATCATCGCGTCCACCGATTTGATGCCCGTCGCCATCGGCTCGTGCACGCCCTTGCGCGGGATGATGCCCGGAGCCTTCACGTCGGCCACGCGGCGCTCGGTCGCGGCGATCGGACCTTTGCCGTCCAGCGGGTTGCCCAGCGCGTCAACCACGCGGCCCAGCAGCGCGTCGCCCACCGGAACGTCCACGATGGAGTTCGTGCGCTTGACCGTGTCGCCTTCCTTGATGCCGCTATCGGACCCGAAGATCACGATGCCGACATTGTCGACCTCGAGGTTCAGGGCCATGCCGCGGATGCCGCCGGGGAATTCGACCATCTCGCCGGCCTGGACCTTGTCCAGACCGTGCACGCGGGCAATCCCGTCGCCGACCGACAGCACGCGGCCGATCTCGGCCACTTCGGCATCCTGACCGAAGTTCTTGATCTGCTCCTTGAGGATCGCAGAGATCTCAGCAGCCTGGATTGCCATTATCCAACCTCTTTCATAGCATTCTTGAGAGCCGCGAGCTTCGAACGGACCGAAGTGTCGATCATCGTCGAACCGAGCTTCACGACAAGACCGCCGATCAGCGACTCGTCCACGGCGGTTTTGAGTTTCACGTCCTTGCCGGCCTTCGCCTTCAGCGTCGCCGAAAGCTTCGCGGCCTGATCCGGCGTCAGCGCCTGCGCCGAGGTCACCTCGGCCAGCACTTCACCCCGATCGTCGGCGATCATCGCGCGCAGCGCCGCGATCATGCGCGGCAGGGCGAACAGGCGCCGCTTGGCCGCCATCACCGACAGGCTGTTCACCATAAGCTCCGACAGGCCCATCGCCTGACCGACCGCGCGGATGCCCGCCTGCTGGTCGGCCCGCGAATAGACCGGGGAGGCGATCAGGTCCCGCAGATCGGCGCTGCTGTCCAGCGCCGCGTCCAGCGCGTCCAGATTGGATTCAAGCGTGTTGACGGAGTTGGCATC
This DNA window, taken from Falsirhodobacter algicola, encodes the following:
- a CDS encoding TIGR01459 family HAD-type hydrolase is translated as MARVIDSLAELGQYRALFCDIWGCLHDGLAPFPDAVAALQAFRKRGGVVILVSNSPRPGAGVAAQLDMLGVPRDAWDDIATSGDAAQYAMLTGAVGTKVFHIGAPKDETFFAELSSDLRTVAEERPPIARVPLEEAEGIVCTGLFDETVETPADYAEILDQVKARGLRLLCANPDIEVDIGTTRVFCAGAIAQAYDRMGGDSLYLGKPHPPIYDLARRRLAAIADVAPAETLCVGDGILTDVQGGVNEGLDSLFITSGLAAGHFGDDTANPDATLLERWLIEQTLDPTYAIGHLR
- a CDS encoding bifunctional riboflavin kinase/FAD synthetase, translated to MTIHRDWRNIPAGARGASVAMGNFDGLHLGHQAVLDLARTAAPLGIVTFEPHPREVFAPDLAPFRLMNAEARANRIAKLGVDHLYELPFGPELAGLTPEAFAREVLAEGLGVTHVVIGRDFRFGAGRAGDAVTLAALGRDCGFDVTIAELVGLAGRQISSTAIRTALSEGDPRAAAAMLGHWHRIEGEVLHGDKRGRVLGYPTANMALRGLHLPRFGVYAVLVDVLTGPQAGRYRGAASLGVRPMFDGDVPNLETFLFDFSGDLYGQHLSVAFVDYLRPEQRFDGLPALIAQMDADCDRARGLLAAL
- a CDS encoding YcgN family cysteine cluster protein — protein: MRERFWDTVKLKDMTPQEWEALCDGCGKCCLNKIEFEDTNEIAFTRVACKLLDGESCFCSKYETRRNYVPDCVQLTPAKLPEVAYWLPRTCAYRRLHEGKPLPDWHHLLTGDREAIHRAKASVRGWTVPEYQVSEEDWEDYLIEETP
- a CDS encoding threonine aldolase family protein — its product is MFFASDNASAVPPQVIDALARANDGYEMPYGNDTVMTGVRARLREVFEAPEAAVYLVSTGTAANVLSLACLCPPWGAVLCHDTAHVQVDECNAPEAFMNGGKLLTVPGDGGRIDPEALKEALARLLPAAVHNAQPAALTLTNTTEMGTVYSPDQVAQLAGLAKGAGLSVHMDGARFANALVSSGATPAEMTWKAGVDVLSFGGTKNGLMGVEAVILFDPAKAQEFEFRRKRGAQLFSKHRYLSAQMQAYLADDLWLDLAKRANRAAARLADGIAALPGGRLMHPVEANMLFAEFPAEGHARATAAGATYYNLAELAGGSELGARLVTSWSTSDAEVDAFLSHLRG
- a CDS encoding ribose-phosphate pyrophosphokinase, with the protein product MPALTEPKLISGNANLTLAKSIARRMAVHRGMAVSLVDARVERFNDQEIFVEVYENVRGEDMFVIQPTSNPANDNLMELLIITDALRRSSADRITAVIPYFGYARQDRRAKARTPISAKLVANLLVEAGVDRILTLDLHAAQIQGFFDIPVDNLYSAPIFALDIEHHFKNQMDDVMIISPDVGGVARAREIAKRINAPLAIVDKRREKAGEIAEMKVIGDVSGKTCIIVDDICDTAGTLCKAAEVLVENGATEVHAYITHGVLSGPAVERVSKSVMKTLVITDSIEPTDAVRACDNIRIVPTAPMFAQAILNTWNGTSVSSLFETDTLVPIYEGLYSR
- a CDS encoding H-type lectin domain-containing protein; its protein translation is MKYLNSATIGVTNGSQVLFSDFSNDGPMWTGTGPREMRQAVSFPEAFTADPTVTVSISMWDVAQETALRADICAENISRWGFDLVFRTWSDTRVARVRADWMAIGPVMSEDDWDVDG
- a CDS encoding F0F1 ATP synthase subunit epsilon, giving the protein MADTLQFDLVTPERKLASVPATEVMIPGAEGDMTVMAGHAPTITTLRPGILKAIGPQGHLTFAVTGGFAEASGPSLSVLAEQAIPVDETSANIFDELVAEARSLAEVALPEDKALADKKVADLIALRASAGY
- the atpD gene encoding F0F1 ATP synthase subunit beta, yielding MAEAAQGKVTQVIGAVVDVQFEGGLPAILNALTTENNGKTLVLETAQHLGENTVRAIAMDSTEGLVRGAPVTDMGAPITVPVGDATLGRILNVIGEPIDEAGPVAAVETRSIHQPAPDFDQQATTSEILVTGIKVIDLLAPYAKGGKIGLFGGAGVGKTVLIMELINNIAKVHSGYSVFAGVGERTREGNDLYHEMIESGVIKPDNLAESKVALVYGQMNEPPGARARIALTGLTLAEQFRDTSGSDVLFFVDNIFRFTQAGSEVSALLGRIPSAVGYQPTLATDMGALQERITSTKKGSITSVQAIYVPADDLTDPAPATSFAHLDATTTLSRAISELGIYPAVDPLDSTSRLMDPQIVGEEHYKVARDVQGILQRYKSLQDIIAILGMDELSEEDKLTVARARKIQRFLSQPFDVAKIFTGADGKQVPLEDTIASFKAVVAGEYDHLPEAAFYMVGGIEEVKAKAEKLAKAAA
- a CDS encoding F0F1 ATP synthase subunit gamma gives rise to the protein MPSLKDLKNRIGSVKNTRKITKAMQMVAAAKLRRAQDSAEAARPYAERMNAVMGGLAGSVQGTDGAPRLLSGTGRDAVHLLVVMTAERGLCGGFNSSIVRKARQRLTALLAEGKTVKILTVGKKGREQLRRDFAHLFVGHVDLSDAKKLNYTHAQHIAREVLSRFDGEEFDVATIFYARFVSVISQVPTAQQVIPAVFPATGEERTDYDYEPSEAEILADLLPRGVATQIFTALLENAASEQGARMSAMDNATRNAGEMINDLTIEYNRTRQAAITKELIEIISGAEAL
- the atpA gene encoding F0F1 ATP synthase subunit alpha — encoded protein: MAIQAAEISAILKEQIKNFGQDAEVAEIGRVLSVGDGIARVHGLDKVQAGEMVEFPGGIRGMALNLEVDNVGIVIFGSDSGIKEGDTVKRTNSIVDVPVGDALLGRVVDALGNPLDGKGPIAATERRVADVKAPGIIPRKGVHEPMATGIKSVDAMIPVGRGQRELIIGDRQTGKTAIALDTILNQKSYNEAAGSDESKKLYCVYVAIGQKRSTVAQLVKKLEETGAMAYSMVIAATASDPAPMQYLAPYAATAMAEYFRDNGRHALIVYDDLSKQAVAYRQMSLLLRRPPGREAYPGDVFYLHSRLLERSAKLNADFGSGSLTALPIIETQGGDVSAFIPTNVISITDGQIFLETELFYQGIRPAVNTGLSVSRVGSSAQTDAMKSVAGSMKLELAQYREMAAFAQFGSDLDPATQQLLNRGARLTELMKQPQYAPLTNAEIVCVIFAGIKGYTDKIAVKDVTRFEAELLSYLRNQKRDLLDDITNNDRKVKGELEEKIRAALDAFAKDFA
- a CDS encoding F0F1 ATP synthase subunit delta — encoded protein: MSEPASISTGIATRYATAVFELAKDANSVNTLESNLDALDAALDSSADLRDLIASPVYSRADQQAGIRAVGQAMGLSELMVNSLSVMAAKRRLFALPRMIAALRAMIADDRGEVLAEVTSAQALTPDQAAKLSATLKAKAGKDVKLKTAVDESLIGGLVVKLGSTMIDTSVRSKLAALKNAMKEVG